A genomic stretch from Bordetella sp. N includes:
- a CDS encoding Ldh family oxidoreductase encodes MSDLPRYEAAALIAHARTLLEKLGMPTDKATAVAEILVEADLMGSPTHGLNLIDQYLEHVQKGHMHVQGEPEVVSRRPAVEVWDGKRLPGPWLVLRALDSAIERAATYGTGTVVIKNSHHIGSLATYLKRATARGVVLHLVSSAPSATSVAPFGGRKAVFSPSPIAIGLPATSDPILVDISASITTNNMVKKLAREGKKLPGQFLLDADGNPSDDPAAIGGAQPGTLLPLGGLDAGHKGYGLALLVEGLTAGLSDQGRAQDNGPMANTIYLQVIDPEAFGGLQAFEQQMEQIAEACRNNPPRPGVDAVRVPGQKGMATARRQAEQGVALAPGIVASLAKWSEQLGVPMPVPRAAG; translated from the coding sequence ATGTCAGACCTTCCCCGCTACGAAGCCGCCGCCCTCATCGCCCACGCACGCACCCTGCTGGAAAAACTGGGCATGCCCACGGACAAGGCCACCGCCGTGGCTGAAATCCTGGTGGAAGCCGATCTCATGGGCAGCCCCACGCACGGGCTGAACCTCATCGATCAATACCTGGAACACGTGCAGAAGGGCCACATGCACGTACAGGGCGAGCCGGAAGTGGTCTCCAGACGGCCAGCAGTCGAAGTCTGGGACGGCAAGCGCCTGCCCGGCCCGTGGCTGGTCTTGCGGGCCCTGGACAGCGCCATCGAACGCGCCGCCACCTACGGCACCGGCACGGTGGTGATCAAGAACAGCCACCACATCGGCAGCCTGGCCACGTATCTGAAGCGCGCGACGGCGCGCGGCGTGGTGCTGCACCTGGTGTCGTCGGCGCCCAGCGCCACCAGCGTCGCGCCATTCGGCGGCCGCAAGGCGGTGTTCTCGCCCAGCCCCATCGCCATCGGCCTGCCCGCCACCAGCGATCCCATCCTGGTCGACATCTCCGCGTCCATCACCACCAACAATATGGTCAAGAAGCTGGCGCGCGAGGGCAAGAAACTGCCCGGCCAGTTCCTGCTGGACGCGGACGGCAACCCCAGCGACGACCCCGCCGCCATCGGCGGCGCGCAGCCCGGCACCTTGCTGCCCTTGGGCGGCCTGGACGCCGGCCACAAGGGCTACGGCCTGGCGCTGCTGGTGGAGGGCCTGACGGCGGGCCTGTCCGACCAGGGCCGCGCGCAGGACAACGGACCGATGGCCAACACCATCTATCTGCAGGTCATCGACCCGGAAGCATTCGGCGGCCTGCAGGCTTTCGAACAGCAGATGGAACAGATCGCCGAAGCCTGCCGCAACAATCCGCCCCGCCCCGGTGTCGACGCCGTACGCGTGCCGGGCCAGAAAGGCATGGCCACTGCCCGCCGGCAGGCGGAACAAGGCGTCGCGCTGGCGCCCGGTATCGTCGCGTCCCTGGCCAAGTGGTCCGAGCAATTGGGCGTGCCCATGCCCGTGCCCCGGGCGGCAGGCTGA
- a CDS encoding ketopantoate reductase family protein, translated as MKKICIFGAGSVGGHMAARLAQAGLDVSVVVRGAHLAAIRKNGLRLTAPDADFTVPVHASDNPADLGPQDLVISTLKAQSLGAAAAGMATLLKPDTPVVFAVNGIPWWYFHGMPDDGSGKPAATRLPRLDPEGLVWRHIGAERALGCVIRSPNELSAPGVVHSTSTTNTFTIGEPDNSASPRLATIVETLQQGLPGARASQQIRKDIWAKLVLNVPSSLSCALTVSTAPELFAREDTRELWRLLGNEAHAVAAAHGIDAGFDLDAQISSGGKNRHPPSMLQDLLAGRPMELDAQMRAVQDLGRMAGVPTPTLDVAVTLLAHRERSEFAASLRAQA; from the coding sequence ATGAAGAAGATCTGTATTTTCGGCGCCGGCTCGGTCGGCGGCCATATGGCGGCCCGCCTGGCACAGGCCGGCCTGGACGTTTCGGTCGTGGTGCGCGGCGCGCATCTGGCGGCCATCCGCAAGAACGGCCTGCGCCTGACCGCGCCGGACGCGGACTTCACCGTCCCCGTACACGCCAGCGACAATCCGGCCGACCTGGGCCCGCAGGATCTGGTCATCTCCACCTTGAAAGCGCAATCGCTGGGCGCTGCCGCCGCCGGCATGGCCACGCTGCTCAAGCCCGACACCCCGGTGGTGTTCGCGGTCAACGGCATCCCGTGGTGGTACTTCCACGGCATGCCCGACGACGGCAGCGGCAAGCCGGCCGCCACGCGCCTGCCGCGCCTCGATCCCGAAGGACTGGTCTGGCGCCATATCGGTGCTGAGCGCGCGCTGGGCTGCGTCATCCGCTCGCCCAACGAATTGTCCGCGCCCGGTGTGGTCCACAGCACCAGCACCACCAACACTTTCACCATCGGCGAACCGGACAACAGCGCGTCGCCGCGCCTGGCCACCATCGTGGAAACCTTGCAGCAGGGGCTGCCCGGCGCTCGTGCCAGCCAGCAGATTCGCAAGGACATCTGGGCCAAGCTGGTGTTGAATGTACCCAGTTCGCTGTCCTGCGCGCTGACGGTATCGACCGCGCCGGAACTGTTCGCGCGGGAAGACACGCGCGAACTGTGGCGCCTGCTGGGCAACGAGGCCCATGCCGTCGCCGCCGCGCATGGCATCGACGCGGGCTTCGACCTGGACGCGCAGATCAGTTCCGGCGGCAAGAACCGCCATCCGCCGTCGATGCTGCAAGACCTGCTGGCCGGCCGGCCCATGGAGCTGGACGCCCAGATGCGCGCCGTCCAGGATCTCGGCCGCATGGCCGGCGTCCCCACGCCCACGCTGGACGTGGCGGTGACCTTGCTGGCGCACCGGGAACGCTCGGAGTTCGCGGCGTCGTTGCGCGCACAGGCCTGA
- a CDS encoding GFA family protein, producing MKVEGRCHCGAVAFEAEVDPATVAVCHCADCQKQSGSAFRTNVPASADRFHLLKGTPRRYIKTADSGNRRVHAFCENCGTPIYACAIENPQTYSLRVGTLDQRQELGRPARQIWTKRQLPWLHELDTVPGVEGQPKG from the coding sequence ATGAAAGTCGAAGGTCGTTGCCATTGCGGCGCCGTTGCATTCGAGGCGGAGGTCGATCCGGCCACCGTCGCGGTGTGCCATTGCGCCGATTGCCAGAAGCAGTCCGGGTCCGCGTTTCGCACCAACGTTCCCGCCAGCGCCGACAGATTCCATCTTTTGAAGGGGACCCCGCGGCGCTACATCAAGACGGCGGACAGCGGGAATCGCCGCGTTCACGCCTTCTGCGAAAACTGCGGCACGCCGATCTATGCCTGTGCGATCGAGAATCCGCAGACGTATTCGCTGCGTGTCGGCACCCTGGACCAGCGCCAGGAACTGGGCCGGCCCGCCCGGCAGATCTGGACCAAGCGCCAGCTGCCGTGGCTGCATGAACTGGACACCGTGCCCGGCGTCGAAGGACAGCCTAAGGGCTGA
- a CDS encoding XRE family transcriptional regulator, producing the protein MSVKLKLLRVQAGMTLEALAQAAELTRSYVSKLERGVSSPSISAGLKIAKALGVTVEELFADSPDDDPVVISRAVKGEGRGGDVRGPDGMARPPRVVSGAQPNHRMVAFVVSPSDEPVRNHPMSHHKGEELLYVLKGSIDLRLARRTETLHAGDSAHFNSSIPHKITSVGKVPASVLLVIAQDE; encoded by the coding sequence ATGTCCGTCAAGTTGAAGTTGTTACGCGTGCAGGCCGGTATGACGCTGGAGGCGCTGGCCCAGGCCGCCGAGCTGACGCGCAGCTATGTGTCCAAGCTGGAGCGGGGCGTGTCGTCGCCGTCGATCAGCGCGGGCCTGAAGATCGCCAAGGCCCTGGGCGTGACGGTGGAGGAGTTGTTCGCTGATTCGCCCGATGACGATCCGGTGGTGATCAGTCGCGCGGTGAAGGGAGAAGGGCGGGGCGGGGACGTACGCGGTCCCGATGGCATGGCGCGGCCGCCGCGCGTGGTGTCCGGCGCGCAGCCCAATCACCGCATGGTGGCGTTCGTGGTGTCGCCCAGCGACGAGCCGGTGCGCAACCATCCGATGAGTCATCACAAGGGCGAGGAACTGCTCTATGTGCTCAAAGGCTCGATAGATCTGCGTCTGGCGCGGCGTACCGAGACGCTGCACGCGGGCGACAGCGCGCATTTCAATTCCAGCATCCCGCACAAGATCACGTCGGTGGGCAAGGTGCCGGCGTCGGTGTTGCTGGTGATCGCGCAGGACGAATAG
- a CDS encoding tripartite tricarboxylate transporter substrate binding protein, giving the protein MSFRSRLRAFLPSACLGLATLLAASAPASAETYPDKPIRLIVPFGAGGITDVAGRLIAQYLGEELKQQIIIENRPGAGGSIAAQVLTQSKPDGYTLLLGTVGTQVVNKMLYAKLSYDPAALTPVSLLSNSPFVLAIHGVDGVHDLKGLAAYAKAHPNQLNAGSAGNGSSPHLGLELFKLITGTQITHIPFKSGIEAVNAAVGGQVQVVIDALPVIQPQDKAGRLKMLALAAPKRSAIAPDLATSVDEGMPDFQVGSWNALIAPPGMPQAQVEILNQALERAMAQPKLVARLAEMGIEPLPTGLAAYQAHVKAETDKWYKVIQAAGTRLD; this is encoded by the coding sequence ATGTCGTTCCGTTCCCGCCTACGGGCCTTTTTGCCCTCCGCCTGCCTGGGCTTGGCCACTTTGTTGGCGGCGTCCGCGCCGGCCAGCGCTGAAACCTACCCGGACAAACCCATCCGCCTGATCGTGCCTTTCGGCGCCGGCGGCATCACGGACGTGGCGGGACGACTGATCGCCCAATATCTGGGCGAGGAACTGAAGCAGCAGATCATCATCGAAAACCGCCCCGGCGCCGGCGGTTCGATCGCGGCCCAGGTGCTGACCCAGTCGAAACCGGACGGCTATACCCTGCTGCTGGGGACGGTCGGCACGCAGGTGGTCAACAAGATGCTCTACGCCAAGCTCAGCTACGACCCCGCCGCCCTGACGCCGGTGTCGCTGTTGAGCAACTCCCCTTTCGTGCTGGCCATTCACGGCGTCGATGGCGTGCATGACCTCAAGGGCTTGGCGGCCTACGCCAAGGCGCACCCCAACCAGCTGAACGCCGGATCGGCCGGCAATGGCAGTTCGCCGCATCTGGGCCTGGAGCTGTTCAAGCTGATCACTGGCACCCAGATCACCCATATTCCCTTCAAGAGCGGCATCGAAGCCGTGAATGCCGCGGTCGGCGGCCAGGTGCAGGTGGTCATCGACGCCCTGCCCGTGATCCAGCCGCAGGACAAGGCCGGACGCCTGAAGATGCTGGCCCTGGCCGCGCCCAAGCGCAGCGCCATCGCGCCCGATCTGGCCACCAGTGTGGACGAAGGCATGCCGGACTTCCAGGTCGGCTCCTGGAACGCGCTGATCGCCCCGCCCGGAATGCCCCAGGCCCAGGTCGAGATCCTCAACCAGGCCCTGGAACGCGCCATGGCCCAGCCCAAGCTCGTCGCCCGGCTGGCGGAAATGGGCATCGAGCCCCTGCCCACCGGCCTGGCGGCTTACCAGGCCCATGTGAAAGCCGAGACCGACAAGTGGTACAAGGTCATTCAGGCCGCCGGTACCCGTCTCGACTAG
- a CDS encoding aldolase produces the protein MNANDTFQLDKATLVDQSTAQMDRQFAESGYTLRQKLALTCRILFENGHDSGLAGQITARTGTPGEFYTQRLGLGFDEISEDNLLRVDEDLNVLEGGGMANPANRFHSWVYRARPDVNCIIHTHAVHTAALGMLETPLVISHMDNCVLYDDVAFVAQWPGVPVGNEEGVLISGALGNKRALMLSHHGLLIAGQSVEEACVLAIAFERAARMQLLAMAAGDIKPIDPALGKEAHDWILRPTRNTVGFEYYARRALKNPRNADCLSR, from the coding sequence ATGAACGCCAACGATACCTTCCAGCTCGACAAGGCCACTCTGGTCGATCAATCGACCGCGCAAATGGACCGGCAATTCGCCGAGAGCGGCTACACGCTGCGCCAGAAGCTGGCGCTGACCTGCCGCATCCTGTTCGAAAACGGCCATGACTCGGGTCTCGCCGGCCAGATCACGGCGCGCACCGGCACGCCCGGCGAGTTCTATACGCAGCGCCTGGGACTGGGTTTCGACGAAATCTCGGAAGACAATCTGCTGCGGGTGGATGAAGACTTGAACGTGCTGGAAGGCGGTGGCATGGCCAACCCGGCGAACCGCTTCCACTCCTGGGTGTACCGCGCGCGGCCGGACGTCAACTGCATCATCCATACCCATGCGGTCCACACCGCCGCCCTGGGCATGCTGGAGACACCGCTGGTCATCTCGCATATGGACAACTGCGTGCTTTACGACGATGTGGCCTTCGTCGCGCAGTGGCCCGGCGTTCCGGTGGGCAATGAGGAAGGCGTGCTCATCTCCGGCGCGCTGGGCAACAAGCGCGCGCTGATGCTGTCGCACCATGGCCTGCTGATCGCCGGCCAGAGCGTCGAGGAAGCCTGCGTGCTGGCCATCGCCTTCGAGCGCGCGGCCCGCATGCAGCTGCTGGCGATGGCCGCCGGCGACATCAAGCCGATCGATCCCGCCCTGGGCAAGGAAGCGCACGACTGGATCCTGCGGCCGACGCGCAACACGGTGGGCTTCGAGTACTACGCGCGGCGCGCGTTGAAGAATCCGCGTAACGCGGATTGCCTCAGCCGCTAA
- a CDS encoding amidohydrolase family protein has product MIIDCHGHYTTAPAALKAWRARQTEAHAAGKVLTPDFHISDDEIRESLEPNQLRIQRERGVDLTLFSPIAGAMAHHVGDATTSANWTRACNDLIYRAVELYPDQLVGVCQLPQSPGVSPANCIGELKRCVQELGFVGCNVNPDPTDGYWTDPPLTQKHWYPLFETLVELDVPAMVHVSCSCNPNFHHTGAHYLNGDTTAFMQFLMADIFKDFPTLRFVIPHGGGAVPFHWGRYRGLAQQFGRPTVEELMNNVFFDTCVYHRPGIELLLEVVPPDNVLFASEIVGAVKGIDPRTGHYYDDTKRYIDAVDWLQPAHRAKVLGENALRVYPRLAQRLRARGRL; this is encoded by the coding sequence ATGATCATCGATTGCCACGGCCACTACACCACCGCGCCCGCCGCGCTCAAGGCATGGCGCGCGCGCCAGACCGAAGCCCACGCCGCCGGCAAGGTGCTGACGCCGGATTTCCATATCAGCGACGACGAGATCCGCGAATCGCTGGAGCCCAACCAGCTACGCATCCAGCGAGAACGCGGCGTCGACCTGACGTTGTTCTCGCCCATCGCCGGAGCGATGGCGCATCACGTCGGTGACGCCACTACCAGCGCCAACTGGACGCGGGCTTGCAACGACCTGATCTATCGCGCGGTGGAGTTGTATCCCGACCAGCTGGTCGGCGTCTGCCAGCTGCCGCAGTCGCCCGGCGTCAGCCCGGCGAATTGCATAGGGGAGTTGAAACGCTGCGTGCAGGAACTGGGCTTCGTCGGCTGCAACGTCAATCCCGACCCCACCGACGGCTACTGGACCGATCCGCCCCTGACGCAAAAGCACTGGTATCCGCTGTTCGAAACGCTGGTGGAACTGGACGTGCCGGCCATGGTCCACGTCAGCTGCTCCTGCAATCCTAATTTCCATCACACCGGCGCGCATTACCTGAACGGCGATACCACCGCGTTCATGCAGTTCCTGATGGCGGATATCTTCAAGGACTTTCCCACCCTGCGTTTCGTGATCCCGCATGGCGGCGGCGCCGTGCCTTTCCATTGGGGCCGCTACCGCGGGCTGGCCCAGCAGTTCGGACGGCCGACGGTGGAGGAGCTGATGAACAATGTCTTCTTCGACACCTGCGTCTATCACCGGCCAGGCATCGAACTGCTGCTGGAAGTGGTGCCGCCCGACAACGTGCTGTTCGCGTCGGAGATCGTCGGCGCGGTCAAGGGCATCGATCCGCGCACGGGCCATTACTACGACGACACCAAGCGCTACATCGACGCCGTCGATTGGCTGCAGCCCGCGCACCGCGCCAAGGTGCTGGGCGAGAACGCCTTGCGCGTCTATCCGCGCCTGGCGCAGCGCCTGCGGGCACGTGGGCGGCTCTAA
- a CDS encoding tripartite tricarboxylate transporter substrate binding protein, protein MNLRPIRVAVAALVLWSGAAGSAWADYPDKPVRLVVPYAAGGGVDNISRVVATELGKRLKQSVVVENRGGANGNIGTEYAARAAPDGYTLLMGATYLGFNRATTANLPYDAAKDLQPIARTGRAPFVLVVPDNSPAKDVAGLVAWMKKNPDKASYGAVGAGAPTNLLFPQNTGTKPVQVLYKGGSAALPDLLAGRLTFMIPTASEVVPLVENGKLRALAVTGTERFHRLSKVPTFAEAGVPNLERTGWWGLFAPAGTPQPVVKKLSDAIQVVMAEPNVIEALDKLGIEAAPQPTPAFTTFFDEELRAYMDVAKQFNLKVE, encoded by the coding sequence ATGAATCTGCGTCCTATCCGCGTGGCCGTGGCCGCGCTCGTGCTCTGGAGCGGCGCCGCGGGCAGCGCCTGGGCCGACTACCCAGACAAGCCCGTTCGCCTGGTCGTCCCCTACGCCGCGGGCGGTGGCGTCGACAATATCTCGCGCGTGGTGGCGACCGAGTTGGGCAAACGCCTGAAGCAGAGTGTCGTGGTCGAGAACCGTGGCGGCGCCAACGGCAACATCGGCACGGAATACGCCGCCCGCGCCGCGCCGGACGGCTATACCTTGCTGATGGGCGCGACCTACTTGGGTTTCAACCGCGCCACCACGGCCAATCTGCCTTATGACGCGGCCAAGGATCTACAGCCGATCGCGCGGACGGGCCGCGCGCCTTTCGTGCTGGTGGTGCCGGACAACTCGCCGGCCAAGGACGTGGCCGGGCTCGTGGCCTGGATGAAAAAGAATCCGGACAAGGCTTCGTATGGCGCGGTGGGCGCCGGCGCGCCGACCAATCTGCTGTTTCCGCAGAACACCGGCACCAAGCCCGTGCAGGTGCTCTACAAGGGCGGTTCTGCCGCCTTGCCGGATCTGCTGGCGGGCCGCCTGACCTTCATGATTCCTACAGCAAGCGAAGTCGTGCCCCTGGTGGAGAACGGCAAGCTGCGCGCGCTGGCGGTGACCGGGACGGAGCGTTTCCACCGCTTGTCCAAGGTGCCGACGTTCGCGGAAGCAGGCGTACCGAATCTGGAGCGCACCGGCTGGTGGGGCTTGTTCGCGCCCGCCGGCACGCCGCAGCCGGTCGTGAAGAAATTGTCCGACGCGATCCAGGTGGTGATGGCCGAGCCGAATGTCATCGAAGCCTTGGACAAACTGGGCATCGAAGCCGCGCCGCAGCCGACGCCGGCCTTCACCACTTTCTTCGACGAGGAATTGCGGGCCTATATGGACGTGGCCAAGCAATTCAATCTCAAGGTTGAGTAG
- a CDS encoding IclR family transcriptional regulator has product MSENPDELVAAATRALAILDVFSMEEPHLGLSDIARRVGLAKTTALRLLKTLEASHYVARTEQAQWRLGPATASLGSRYTMAFDVRESIEPALRKLSDETGEDMSFFVRDGDRRIRLVKVRCPQASHNRARVGEAMPLDRGASGLVLLAYMGEAGPLYDAIRARGYHVTVGEARQTSASIAVPVFGNRWRVAGALCIGMPVSSDVAPRLHAYAPRLMQAAQALSAMLSFDAGVARHGSRLQATWHP; this is encoded by the coding sequence ATGAGTGAAAACCCTGACGAGCTGGTCGCGGCCGCCACGCGCGCCCTGGCCATCCTCGACGTATTCAGCATGGAAGAGCCGCATCTGGGCCTGAGTGACATCGCCCGCCGGGTCGGACTGGCCAAGACTACCGCCCTGCGTCTGCTGAAGACGCTGGAAGCCAGCCATTACGTCGCGCGCACCGAGCAGGCGCAGTGGCGTCTGGGTCCCGCCACCGCGTCACTGGGATCGCGCTACACCATGGCTTTCGACGTGCGCGAAAGCATCGAGCCGGCGTTGCGCAAGCTCTCCGATGAAACCGGCGAAGACATGTCTTTCTTCGTGCGCGACGGTGACCGCCGCATCCGCCTGGTCAAGGTGCGCTGCCCGCAGGCCTCGCACAACCGCGCGCGCGTGGGCGAAGCCATGCCGCTGGATCGCGGGGCTTCAGGATTGGTGCTCTTGGCTTATATGGGAGAGGCGGGACCGCTCTACGATGCCATCCGCGCGCGGGGCTATCACGTCACGGTCGGCGAAGCGCGGCAGACGTCGGCCAGCATCGCGGTGCCCGTGTTCGGCAACCGCTGGCGCGTGGCGGGCGCGCTATGCATAGGCATGCCGGTCAGCAGCGACGTGGCGCCACGCCTGCACGCCTATGCGCCGCGCCTGATGCAGGCGGCACAAGCCTTGTCGGCGATGTTGAGTTTCGATGCCGGCGTGGCCCGCCACGGCAGCCGGCTACAGGCGACCTGGCACCCGTAG
- the prpF gene encoding 2-methylaconitate cis-trans isomerase PrpF, with product MAMDHQIKIPATYMRGGTSKGVFFRLEDLPEAARQPGKVRDAILLRALGSPDPYGKQIDGMGNASSSTSKSVILARSTRPGHDIDYLFGQVSIDKPFVDWSGNCGNLSAAVGPCAIHMGLIDAARIPRNGEVTLRIWQANIGKTIVAHVPIKDGQVQELGDFELDGVTFPAAEVRLEFLDPADEGEDGGAMFPTGKVVDRLEVPGIGTFDATLINAGIPTIFLNAADIGYTGRELQDDLNSDDAALARFETIRAHGALKMGLIKDLAEAATRQHTPKVAFVAPPSAYTSSSGKPVGTGDADLLVRALSMGKLHHAMMGTAAVAIGTAAAVPGTLVNLAAGGGERQSVRFGHPSGTLRVGAEARQVDGDWQVTKALMSRSARILMEGWIRVPASCLAA from the coding sequence ATGGCCATGGATCATCAAATCAAGATTCCCGCGACCTATATGCGTGGGGGCACCAGCAAAGGCGTGTTCTTCCGGCTGGAGGATCTGCCTGAAGCGGCGCGCCAGCCCGGCAAGGTGCGCGACGCCATTCTGTTGCGCGCCCTCGGCAGCCCGGACCCTTATGGCAAGCAGATCGACGGCATGGGCAATGCGTCGTCCAGCACCAGCAAATCGGTGATCCTGGCGCGCAGCACGCGGCCGGGCCATGACATCGACTATCTGTTCGGCCAGGTGTCGATCGACAAGCCTTTCGTGGACTGGAGCGGCAACTGCGGCAATCTGTCGGCCGCCGTCGGGCCTTGCGCCATCCACATGGGCTTGATCGATGCCGCGCGCATCCCGCGCAACGGCGAGGTCACGCTACGCATTTGGCAGGCCAATATCGGCAAGACCATCGTCGCGCATGTGCCCATCAAGGATGGCCAGGTGCAGGAACTGGGCGACTTCGAACTGGACGGCGTGACGTTCCCCGCGGCGGAAGTGCGGCTGGAGTTCCTGGATCCGGCGGACGAAGGCGAGGACGGCGGCGCGATGTTCCCGACCGGCAAAGTGGTCGATCGCCTGGAGGTGCCGGGTATCGGCACCTTCGACGCGACCTTGATCAATGCCGGCATTCCGACGATATTCCTCAACGCCGCCGACATCGGCTATACCGGCCGCGAACTGCAGGATGATCTCAATTCCGACGACGCGGCTCTGGCGCGCTTCGAAACCATCCGCGCGCATGGCGCCTTGAAAATGGGCCTGATCAAGGACCTGGCCGAAGCGGCGACCCGGCAGCACACGCCCAAGGTCGCCTTCGTCGCGCCGCCCAGCGCCTATACGTCTTCCAGCGGCAAACCGGTGGGCACGGGTGACGCGGACCTGCTGGTGCGCGCGCTGTCCATGGGCAAGCTGCACCACGCCATGATGGGGACCGCGGCGGTCGCCATCGGCACGGCGGCCGCGGTGCCGGGCACGCTGGTCAACCTGGCCGCCGGTGGCGGCGAACGCCAGTCGGTGCGCTTCGGCCATCCGTCGGGCACCTTGCGCGTCGGCGCCGAGGCCAGGCAGGTCGACGGTGATTGGCAAGTGACCAAGGCCTTGATGAGCCGCAGCGCGCGCATCCTGATGGAAGGCTGGATCCGCGTGCCGGCGTCTTGCCTGGCAGCTTGA